One genomic region from Pyxicephalus adspersus chromosome 1, UCB_Pads_2.0, whole genome shotgun sequence encodes:
- the LOC140342250 gene encoding probable G-protein coupled receptor 25, whose protein sequence is MTTETLVDDYDYDYYFGNETEEPCYFEELPHAYWILPTLCSIFFVCGLIGNAVVIMVVSRRSSRRADTFILNLAVSDLTFVFTLPFWASSQAQGFWPFGTFLCQVSGFVIAITRCASSLLMAIMSIDRYVAVIRGTKMHPLRTRKYSIGCCCVIWTVSILIGCPSLLTREVNTETLACVDSNATFSLRFRIAVVFLTFVFPFAVIVFCYCRMAKYLWNYFGKQVNKVSNNGRPRSRHSWLRIVTCVVGAYCLSWLPFNTLNTVLLMAKLGVDIPCTVLVALRQGLDATATLAFANSCTNPLIYALLDAGFRRRAQLALPRLFHTCRSLMSTTGSTMPTTSASVESTSTYTGIR, encoded by the coding sequence ATGACCACAGAGACTTTGGTGGATGACTACGACTACGATTATTATTTTGGAAATGAGACAGAAGAACCTTGCTATTTTGAGGAGCTGCCCCATGCCTATTGGATCCTCCCCACCCTTTGTTCTATCTTTTTTGTGTGTGGTCTAATAGGCAACGCGGTGGTGATCATGGTTGTGTCCAGGCGCAGCTCAAGACGAGCGGACACGTTTATATTGAATCTTGCTGTCTCTGACCTGACCTTTGTCTTCACCCTGCCTTTCTGGGCATCCTCCCAGGCACAAGGATTCTGGCCCTTTGGAACGTTCCTTTGCCAAGTGAGCGGGTTTGTCATTGCGATCACTCGCTGTGCCAGCTCTCTTCTAATGGCCATCATGAGCATCGACCGCTATGTTGCAGTGATAAGGGGAACAAAGATGCACCCATTACGGACACGAAAATACTCTATTGGGTGTTGCTGTGTGATCTGGACTGTGTCAATCCTTATTGGTTGCCCATCGCTGTTGACCCGTGAGGTCAACACTGAGACTTTAGCTTGCGTGGACTCTAATGCCACATTTAGTTTGAGATTTAGGATTGCAGTTGTTTTCCTGACATTTGTGTTCCCATTTGCCGTGATTGTGTTCTGCTACTGCCGTATGGCCAAGTACCTGTGGAACTATTTTGGAAAGCAGGTAAACAAGGTATCCAACAACGGGAGGCCGCGGAGTCGTCACAGCTGGTTACGCATTGTGACTTGTGTCGTTGGAGCTTACTGCTTGTCCTGGCTTCCATTTAACACCCTGAACACCGTGTTGCTGATGGCCAAGCTTGGAGTTGACATACCCTGTACAGTTTTGGTGGCTTTACGTCAAGGACTGGATGCTACAGCTACCCTTGCCTTTGCCAACAGTTGCACAAACCCTCTTATCTATGCCCTCCTGGATGCTGGCTTTAGACGCCGGGCACAACTGGCCTTGCCAAGGCTGTTCCATACTTGCCGTTCATTAATGTCCACTACTGGATCAACCATGCCAACCACAAGTGCCAGCGTGGAAAGCACCAGCACCTACACAGGTATTAGGTAA